Proteins from a genomic interval of Marmoricola sp. OAE513:
- a CDS encoding glycoside hydrolase family 13 protein yields MSHLLHRPHHDGSPLYTSAESAPLGRAITVRVRTSTHDPVDAVWLRTVRDGEPFFDPCTRGATDGADIWWTASVPVHNPTQRYRFMIVTGETFRWLNASGVVDHDVPDAQDFTVSAYGGPPAWGRDAVVYQVFPDRFARSAAADVRPIPEWAVPAQWDDAPIHQGPHTPLQFYGGDLDGITEHLDHLVDLGVDTLYLTPVFPGESNHRYNASTFDEVDELLGGDEAYRRLVDATHDRGLKILGDLTSNHTGDTHEWFLKARSDKRSQERKFYFFSADGSYETWKGHHTLPKLDHASGALGDRFRRVVARWLEFGLDGWRIDVANMTGRLGAVDRALDVAREIREAAVAVDPEALVLAEHGHDATGDLAGDGWHGTMNYYGFSFPVWEWLRDPRRPTPSFGLPVDLPRRGGAAMVAAMQAFTASFGWRATQASWNILGSHDSPRIRTITGSAALHHLAAVLQFTLPGVPMIFAGDELGLEGVNGEDSRRTMPWGDEIAFKTRTRDVYRALAALRREHVALTRGSLRWAHVAEDEVAFLREHESGTLLVQVRRTPGEFTELPGIVLEEHLFGLGETGPTPRAAVWSVRPNA; encoded by the coding sequence GTGAGCCACCTGCTGCACCGCCCCCACCACGACGGCTCACCGCTGTACACCTCCGCGGAGAGCGCACCCCTGGGCAGGGCGATCACCGTCCGGGTGCGCACCAGTACCCACGACCCGGTCGACGCCGTCTGGCTCAGGACCGTCCGCGACGGCGAGCCCTTCTTCGACCCGTGCACCCGAGGCGCCACCGACGGCGCGGACATCTGGTGGACGGCCTCGGTGCCGGTGCACAACCCGACCCAGCGCTACCGGTTCATGATCGTCACGGGCGAGACCTTCCGCTGGCTCAACGCTTCCGGTGTCGTGGACCACGACGTCCCGGACGCGCAGGACTTCACGGTCTCGGCGTACGGCGGACCTCCTGCCTGGGGGCGCGATGCCGTGGTCTACCAGGTCTTCCCCGACCGGTTCGCGCGCTCGGCCGCCGCCGACGTGCGCCCGATCCCGGAGTGGGCCGTGCCTGCGCAGTGGGACGACGCTCCGATCCACCAGGGCCCGCACACGCCTCTGCAGTTCTACGGCGGCGACCTCGACGGGATCACCGAGCACCTGGACCACCTCGTCGACCTCGGGGTGGACACGCTGTACCTGACACCGGTCTTCCCGGGGGAGAGCAACCACCGCTACAACGCCAGCACCTTCGACGAGGTCGACGAGCTGCTCGGCGGGGACGAGGCCTACCGACGCCTGGTCGACGCCACCCACGACCGCGGACTCAAGATCCTCGGCGACCTGACCAGCAACCACACCGGCGACACCCACGAGTGGTTCCTCAAGGCGCGGTCGGACAAGCGCAGCCAGGAGCGGAAGTTCTACTTCTTCTCCGCCGACGGAAGCTACGAGACGTGGAAGGGGCACCACACCCTGCCCAAGCTCGACCACGCCTCGGGGGCGCTCGGCGACCGGTTCCGCCGGGTGGTCGCGCGCTGGCTCGAGTTCGGCTTGGACGGCTGGCGGATCGACGTCGCCAACATGACCGGTCGGCTCGGCGCGGTCGACCGTGCTCTCGACGTCGCCCGCGAGATCCGGGAGGCGGCGGTCGCCGTCGACCCCGAAGCCCTCGTGCTCGCCGAGCACGGCCACGACGCGACCGGCGACCTCGCCGGTGACGGCTGGCACGGGACGATGAACTACTACGGGTTCTCCTTCCCGGTCTGGGAGTGGCTGCGCGACCCACGACGACCCACCCCGAGCTTCGGTCTCCCTGTCGACCTTCCCCGGCGCGGAGGCGCGGCGATGGTCGCAGCGATGCAGGCCTTCACGGCGAGCTTCGGCTGGCGGGCGACCCAGGCCAGCTGGAACATCCTGGGATCGCACGACTCCCCCCGGATCCGCACGATCACCGGCTCAGCCGCGTTGCACCACCTGGCCGCCGTCCTGCAGTTCACGCTGCCCGGGGTACCGATGATCTTCGCCGGGGACGAGCTCGGCCTCGAGGGCGTGAACGGCGAGGACTCCCGACGCACCATGCCGTGGGGCGACGAGATCGCGTTCAAGACCCGGACCCGCGACGTCTACCGGGCACTGGCCGCCCTCCGCCGGGAGCACGTCGCACTGACCCGCGGCAGCCTGCGGTGGGCGCACGTCGCCGAGGACGAGGTCGCTTTCCTGCGCGAGCACGAGTCCGGCACGCTGCTGGTCCAGGTCCGTCGTACGCCGGGAGAGTTCACCGAGCTGCCCGGCATCGTGCTCGAGGAGCACCTGTTCGGACTCGGCG
- a CDS encoding phage holin family protein: protein MSAVIINNPLRPHDEGTPAPVGDEPDSRSLGRLVGDLTEQVPDLIRAELRLAQAEVAEKGKRLGIGAGMLGAAGVVALFAVGTALAAAILALAEVVDGWLAALIVTAGLLVVAGFLAVVGQAQVKRGAPPVPKRAIEGLSDDVAVLKEVRP from the coding sequence ATGAGCGCAGTCATCATCAACAACCCGTTGCGACCGCACGACGAGGGGACGCCGGCACCCGTCGGGGACGAGCCGGACAGTCGCTCTCTCGGACGCCTCGTGGGCGACCTGACCGAGCAGGTACCGGATCTGATCCGCGCGGAGCTGCGGCTCGCCCAGGCCGAGGTGGCCGAGAAGGGGAAGCGCCTGGGAATCGGGGCAGGCATGCTCGGCGCGGCCGGGGTGGTGGCGCTGTTCGCCGTCGGGACCGCTCTCGCAGCCGCGATCCTGGCGCTGGCGGAGGTCGTCGACGGGTGGTTGGCGGCGCTGATCGTGACGGCCGGCCTCCTGGTGGTCGCAGGTTTCCTGGCAGTGGTCGGGCAGGCGCAGGTCAAACGCGGCGCACCGCCGGTGCCGAAGCGCGCGATCGAGGGGTTGTCCGACGACGTGGCCGTGCTGAAGGAGGTCCGCCCGTGA
- a CDS encoding DUF3618 domain-containing protein, giving the protein MSEVQQLEAEVRRRRAELEKTATSLSAKLDVPARSAEAVHRLHDRATTPAGLPKPPVVAAFLGAAFAAAALVWWRQRP; this is encoded by the coding sequence GTGAGCGAGGTCCAGCAGCTGGAGGCAGAGGTGCGCCGCCGTCGCGCGGAGCTGGAGAAGACCGCCACGAGCCTGAGCGCCAAGCTCGACGTTCCTGCGCGCAGTGCGGAGGCCGTCCACCGTCTGCACGACCGGGCGACCACCCCCGCCGGGCTGCCCAAGCCGCCGGTGGTCGCCGCATTTCTCGGCGCCGCGTTCGCAGCCGCGGCGCTCGTCTGGTGGCGGCAGCGTCCCTGA